One Micromonas commoda chromosome 5, complete sequence genomic window, TCGGACATGTCCACACCAGATCCGGCGCCGTGGTTTACAAATTCCGGGCGCCAATACAGCAACTTCCCcggatcctcctcgtcatccgGTCGCTCATGGGTACGGTTCTTAATCAAAGTCTCACCCATCGCCTTAGTCACAAGGCGCTGACCTGTCACCGGGTCGGGTTCACCCTGAAAGGTGTACGCCCAACGAGCAATGGCTTCGTCGTACATCCGACTTCGAATGGCGCCGAAGAAATCCAGCGGTTGGTGGGAGTAAGCTTGCACCAGTCGCTCCACGGTGGCTCGgggcacgtcgtcgtccttatACATCGCGTGTACCATGTCGCATATATCTTCTCGGGTCGGCGACCAATAGAATTTGTCCATGCGCCCGTCACGGAGAAGCGGTGCGTAAAGTGTGGAGAGATCGTTTCCGGTTATGATGATGGGCACGCGGCGGATGTACTCGTCGTCCCTGTACGCGTGgatctcgtcgtcctcctcatTGGACACGAAGTTCGGATGGTCACAGATGTTCATAAGAGTTCCCATCACCATCTGCGTATTCACTGTGGCCTGCGTCTGTTTGAACCATcccacgcccgcgtcgatgtcgttGATGATCAGGCAGGTTGCCTTGCCGCGAACCTTCATGATCTCAGCAGCGTGCCTGTACCTGCGTCGGATCAACCGCCCGGGTTCGCCCGCCCATTCGTCCTCGAGTTCGCCCGCAGACATCACCACCGGATGCACGCCAAGCGCCTTGcacgcgagctcgaggttgAAAGTCTTGCCGCACCCCTTCGAGCCCCAGATGCCGAGGATTAGCGGCACCCTGGTCAGGCCGAGCGCGTTCTCCCCGACCCCCGGATTGGTCGAGTCCATGAGCAGGTTCTTGGCGATGTGCAGAGCTACCCTGTCCACGAACTGCTTGGGCACGTGAAACTCCCCGACCAGGTTGTTGAACGACCGCTCCATGGTATATCGCAGCTTGCCGCTCGCGATGTCCGAGTCCGCGCCGAGATTAAACTTGGAGTTGTTTTTCCCGGCGAACACGTCGTCAACGACCCCGTACCTGGCACCGACCGCCGTGTTCATGTTCTCGCTCTGCCTGCCCAGCTCCACGAGATAGTCCACGCCTTTGGCAGCCTGTGTGGACTCTCGGGTCGTCCAGGAGCTGCGATGCTCCTTGTCCGACTTCCAGTAGTCGTGGTACTCCACCCCCTCGTCATCGGACGAGTACGCGCGAGGAGTGACCAACGTAGCCGGAGCCGCCGTGAAACGAGCCTTCGAAGAGCGACTCCCGCGCGATtgaacgcgtgcgcggcgtaGAGGTGAGCCACATGCAcatcgcgccgtccacgcggacgcggtgctcgacgtGCCGGGCATCAAAACCGTCATgccggtctcgtcgtcgctcgcgttccgGGTGCGCGGTGGGCATTGGTGTCGTCCGGTCTCGGCTGGCCCGGATGGATGGAGCTGCCGGATTTGTGGCCCGGAATCGTCTTTCGGACtttcgcgcgccgcgaggcgcccgcgaaAAGTGCTCTTTCCTTGGCATTTTTTTGAGAACGAACTCTCGCCTGCCCTCACTTGCGACTCCCATACCTCACACCCGGCGAGCGATAGGatgccgtcgctcgcggctgcGAACATCACagtctccgccgcgtggTCACGGGCGAGACGAAGTGCTCGTGTTCTAACGGCCGCTGCGGCCG contains:
- a CDS encoding predicted protein; this translates as MPGTSSTASAWTARCACGSPLRRARVQSRGSRSSKARFTAAPATLVTPRAYSSDDEGVEYHDYWKSDKEHRSSWTTRESTQAAKGVDYLVELGRQSENMNTAVGARYGVVDDVFAGKNNSKFNLGADSDIASGKLRYTMERSFNNLVGEFHVPKQFVDRVALHIAKNLLMDSTNPGVGENALGLTRVPLILGIWGSKGCGKTFNLELACKALGVHPVVMSAGELEDEWAGEPGRLIRRRYRHAAEIMKVRGKATCLIINDIDAGVGWFKQTQATVNTQMVMGTLMNICDHPNFVSNEEDDEIHAYRDDEYIRRVPIIITGNDLSTLYAPLLRDGRMDKFYWSPTREDICDMVHAMYKDDDVPRATVERLVQAYSHQPLDFFGAIRSRMYDEAIARW